In Oryza sativa Japonica Group chromosome 3, ASM3414082v1, one DNA window encodes the following:
- the LOC4331769 gene encoding uncharacterized protein — protein MAGCCVFLRWPSASPSRIGYRSLDDGDDGPSPAAVTTTVVVGKERRVFSVDQLVLDTYPFRLLLETAVRKEESKAALFVDVDAILFEHILWLAGHHDRSSSSLLHLDLKEIIDFYSQDA, from the coding sequence ATGGCCGGCTGCTGCGTGTTCCTCCGGTGGCCGTCGGCCTCGCCGTCCCGCATCGGCTACCGCTccctcgacgacggcgacgacggcccgtctccggcggcggtgacgacgacggtcGTCGTCGGGAAGGAGCGGCGGGTGTTCTCCGTCGACCAGCTGGTGCTCGACACCTACCCGTTCCGGCTGCTGCTGGAGACGGCggtgaggaaggaggagagCAAGGCGGCGCTCttcgtcgacgtcgacgccaTCCTCTTCGAGCACATACTCTGGCTCGCCGGCCACCAcgaccgctcctcctcctccctcctccacctcgaCCTCAAGGAGATCATCGACTTCTACTCCCAGGACGCCTGA